aggcgcgtcctgcgctgtgcgaaaacatttgttaggcggtgaaatgtgTGACCctataaagacaaacaagtacacgtgtcactatgttCTTCATGCCTTGTGTCCACCGCTGTGGTCAACGGCTTTCATCAATTTCAATGTTAAGCCAGGAACGATTAGCTAAAATAATCCAGTGCAACATACGGCTAGTCTTGGGTGACATCATATGTCATGTGTGTAATAGTTTCGTTATCACTgcttttcgagaaaattcatacCTTGCGTGGTACCGTCACCGACGAGGAATAATCAATAGGTTGCATACTTAAGCTTCCACCAGAAGACACGGCAATATATAGTATGAAAAGGAAAAACGAGGAACCACAACGCAACATTAAACCTGTATCTATACATGTGTCAAGGAAAGCAAAAGAAGCGCTAATCTAAGGTAACTGCTGAATCGGCCTCTCCATCTACATATGCGAAGGTGCTGAGGCGACCATGTGTCCTTAAATTTAATTGGGCaactacgtttttttttcagaatcgtAACACACCGGTCGACAAAAACAACCGACCTAAAATGTGTTGTCTCTCTTGGGTTTTGCTGGGCCTAAGTAAGATATACCGGGCACTGTTATAAAACCAGTGCCACCTTAATTTTGTCGCGCACTGGCGTTTTTCTTTAAATTCTTCTTTCGCAGGCGAGACGGTGGTGTTCACCATCGACGACGCGGACGGCGCCTGGTTCGGAAAGCGAGCGAGCCTGCAGTCCTGCCTGCGACGAAACTTCCTGCTCGTCTTCTGGCGGGAGCACGAGGACGCGAGCAAAGGCAGCTGCCTGGTGGCCCAGCGCTTCGGCGACCCCCGCGAGGCGGACAGGTTCACCTACCGGGTGGACGTGACGCGCGAAGGAGAAGGACAGCTCACCTGGAAGGACAGGCCTCGCTCGCTCCACGAGAGCGTCGAGTCGGCCCTGGCCAGCAGGGACTGCCTCTTCTTCGACGCCCGGAAGTTCCTGGAGGGCGGGACGCTGAACGTCGAGTGCATCGTCTGCAGCTGCGAGGTGACGTGATCGAAAAAGGTAAAACTCGTATTATTATTGCGCCACACTATGAGGGAAGCGCGCTGGCATGAAATGAAGAGTGGTTCTGTATGCAGCGATAATCGTTTCAAGCATGGCCTCCAAGACTGGCAGCCGGGTCTAGGAAGCCATGTTAAATGTGCAAAGTCTATGGTACGATGATTTATATTCGGAATGTTGCAGGAAAACGGGGCCAGGCCGTGGTTAGGTTCCGATCAAATTCACAAGTAATGCGTGAATTTCCCTACGACTTGGCAAGGATTTCTTAAGAAAGCAAGTTGGATTTTTTTCTTTACGCATTGTTTTTTAGAGTTTTCAGTCTCCCAAATTTACTTAAGAGTGGTTGCTTGCTTCGCATTCCCACTTGATATGCTTAATTATATAGTATTGCAGTGTATGAATAAATCTTAACATTTCATTCTTACACTCAAGTATCTGGCACTTCTTACTTACAGCGTTGCGCGATTGTGAGTTCGGCAGTGAACGCCGCCATTTCGAATTATAGGGCGAGCGGCTCTGCAGTTATCACGGCAAAACGTGTTTTGACGCTTACGCTCTAATTGAAAAAGGTGTTTGCTCTGTAGTCTACCGCGTGAAGACATTTTATTATAAATTTGTATTTCACACTTTTATCGGCTCTAAATTTTTATTCTCGCGTACTATTGAATAATAGCGTGCTAGGTAGTTTGTGAATCTCTTCAGCAAAGCGCCGGGCAATTCTTAATATGCGATTAGCGCGCGACCTCTTACATCCTGAAGGAACGTATCCCATCTGCTGCAATATGGCACACATCCGACATTTATACATGTATTCGTAACAGCTTTAATGCAAAGATCAATCATCAAATCGTAAGGATGTTTTGTTTCAGCGGTTTTACGAAGGTTTTCCTTAAGCTAAGTTTCCCAAGGATCTGCAGTCGTGAGGAACGCCGTTACGCGGGATCCGACGACACTACCGTGTAGCTTGGTTCAGCCTATCCCAGTCCCCGTCCCGGCGAGGTGTCTGCGATGCTCAATCTTGGCTTGGCAGCCGTTAGAGATACAGCTGCCACTCGCTTCTCCCGCCAGGTGCGAATTACGCTCTGTGATTCGTTTTCcgtgtcaaaaaaagaaagaataaactgTGCCGGTGGATCTTCATTGCCAACTGTGTAAAGTCTACGGAGAAAAGTGTATGCGCATACAACACGTGCCCAAACGGTGCAGAGAATTCAaagacagacgtacagacgtcTATGACAAACACCGTTCTAGATGTCCATCGGTTTAGGATGAAACGATTGCGAAAGTGGAAGTAACAATGCTGAATGATCGAAGGGTGACTGTTCGGGAGCTCTGTGAGATGATTCCTGATGTCAGCAAGACCTGCACTGCCGAAATTTGGACAGACGTTTTAGGGTATGCCAAGGTTTGTGCAAGCTGGGTCCCGAGAATGCTTACGGAAGACCGCAAACGGCAACGTGGTGAAGCGACTCGTGAATTTCTTCATGCCTGCGACACCGATGGTGAGGAATTCTTGGACCCTGTTGCCACTGGGGTCGAGACCTGGGCTCCCAACACGACACCGGAAACGAAACAACAATCCAGTCAGTGGAAACATCCTGAGTCGCCGAAGCCGCAGAAGTTCAAACAAACGCTGTCTGTCGGTAAAGTGATGAGGATCGTCTTTTGGGACAGGAAGGGATTATTGCTGTGCGAATTCATGCCTGCCGGCACAACAATGAATGCGGACCGCTACTGTGACACGTTGCAGAACCTTCGCCGTGCGATTCAAACAATAGAAGAGGGACGCTCACGAAAGGAGTGCGTTTCTATCAGGACAACGCTCGTCCGCACATCAACCGTGTAAGAAACGATCTCATCAAGCATGAATGCATGTCCACCAGTTCAGTATTTTTTGAACACAAAATATGAATCACAGAGCGTAATTCGCACCTGGTGGGAGAAGCGAGTGGGAGCTCCATCTCTAGCGGCTTCCAAGCCAAGACTGAGCATCGCAGACACATTGCCGGGGAGGGGACTGGGAGATGGGAAACCAAGCTACACGCCAGTGTCGTCGTATCCCGCGTAGCAGTGTTCCTCGCTACTACAGCTTGGACGGGATACTGTCACACAGCCGCCCTACTGCCCAGACATAGCCCCAAGTGACTACCATCTCTTTCCTGAATTGAAGAAACACTTGGGTGGCACGCATTTCAGAACCGGAGAGGAGCTGAAAGAAGAGTTTTTAAGCTACCTTCACGGTTCGGCGGGAGATTTCTACGATTCAGGCTTAAAGAAACTGGTACAACGCATGGAAAAATGCATTGACCTTAACGGCAATTGTGTCGAAAAATACGGGAAGTAAGCTTTCCAAAAATGCAATATTCAATGCTAATAAACATGTTTTTCATTGTGAAAAATCATAGGGAACTTTACTTTACGGACAACCCTCGTTGTTTACCGAGATTCCACTGTCGCCAAAAATTACTGCATTTCACAAtactcctgtaaagcgtgcaccgccGCAGATATAGTAATATTAAGGCGAAGCCGCCGTACATCACCAGGGAAATGGTTCGCGTGAGGGCTCGCGCGAGGCAATGGTGCCGTGAAGGCAGCTTAGTTGGTACCCGCACGAAACGAGAACTAGTCGTACATTAGGTAAAGTTAACTGTACGGCCTTAATTAGCGCTAACATTGTCGAAACAACACCGTTGCACAATAGACAACAGCACAATCTTCGGAATCAGCCCAGCTTGCCTCCTGgtcaaaaaggaaaagagaaagtcAACCAAGAGTCGACGCTGAATGAGAAAAGTTCCATGTAATTGCGCATGAAATACGATGCGAGTAAGATGTGACATCAATGAATAATGATtataaaaaagagagaaaaagatacAGAATAGAAACAATCATTTGGACGACGATGTACAAAGACCTTGTGCTCTTTAGCGTCGACACATTGTTgacccttccttctttcttttttctgttttaatAACGCTGCACATGCGTTCCAGCCTATTGTTACTAACATATATTCATTCCGACCTCAGGATATGTAAGTGCACCAAAATAATACGTATGCTGAAAAATGCAACATTCGTAATTCCGAAACAGCAGTACCTACACACCAAAACGGCGCAAAAAGGATGATCGATAAGCAAAGTATGAAGAATCAGTACCAAGGCATAGAATACTAAGAATTGTCAATGATTGCGAAGATAGTTTCCAAGAATGACAGGGCGTCCGATCACATCCGACGCTCGCTTTGGTTCTAGAATTGGGAGCTCAACCAAGCGTACGTTCTGGGTACTTCTTGCTAATTGTGCAGCTCAAGCTTCCAAGCATAAAAAAAACGAGCTATGATGTATCCATCATCATGGGGAGAAGCATCAAgagca
This genomic window from Dermacentor albipictus isolate Rhodes 1998 colony chromosome 9, USDA_Dalb.pri_finalv2, whole genome shotgun sequence contains:
- the LOC139046775 gene encoding uncharacterized protein — protein: MITVNPTQAADDALDVQRPALQELPGVEEEAVPAGQGRLDALVERARPVLPAADDALDVQRPALQELPGVEEEAVPAGQGRLDALVERARPVLPGELSFSFARHVHPVGEPVRLAGVAEALGHQAAAFARVLVLPPEDEQEVSSQAGLQARSLSEPGAVRVVDGEHHRLACERRI